Proteins encoded together in one Caldicellulosiruptor saccharolyticus DSM 8903 window:
- a CDS encoding IS256-like element ISCsa2 family transposase gives MEKNEIFETAKNMAIEQVLNMYCSKDDPTRPALKQLLENLLDCFMLSERTVYLAKNENDKGNGFYGRKLATPVGSLEISVPRTRSGNFRPSILPDRYKRVDSSYTDLLMSLVANGYSESSLVQTLKSMNLPYSEDEIEKIKNDLKNELQLFKQRELPESAFALIIDGYHCEIKDNSKVKQATCYVVLGIDLKGKKDIFGIYTFFGKENKADWMRVFDDLITRGLKKVLIVVSDDFPGIIDAVRLAYPLADHQLCFVHLQRNVRKHMAKDDASVFNKELDKLRTSSADFDEAISKFKLLCEQYSSKYPRFIKGICEKAEFYLAHMRYPEDLRKYIYTTNAVESVNSMIEKIRINSGGYFQSVEVLEINIYLQRENLRRGKWKNGVPILKKCSYNILQLYNIRYEMETQNS, from the coding sequence ATGGAGAAAAATGAAATTTTTGAAACCGCTAAAAATATGGCTATCGAGCAAGTATTAAATATGTATTGCTCCAAAGATGATCCTACTCGCCCAGCTTTAAAACAGCTTTTGGAAAACTTGCTCGATTGCTTTATGTTATCAGAAAGAACTGTTTACCTTGCTAAAAACGAAAACGATAAAGGCAATGGTTTTTACGGCAGAAAACTTGCAACACCTGTTGGCAGCCTTGAAATTTCTGTTCCTCGCACACGCTCTGGTAACTTTCGACCTTCCATTCTCCCTGACCGCTACAAAAGGGTTGACAGCTCATACACTGACCTGCTCATGTCTTTAGTCGCCAATGGTTACTCAGAAAGTTCTCTTGTCCAAACTCTTAAAAGCATGAATCTGCCTTATTCTGAAGACGAAATCGAAAAAATCAAAAACGATCTTAAAAACGAGCTTCAACTTTTCAAACAAAGAGAACTTCCTGAAAGTGCTTTTGCTCTTATCATTGACGGTTACCATTGCGAAATTAAAGATAACTCAAAAGTTAAACAAGCTACTTGCTATGTCGTGCTTGGCATTGATTTAAAAGGCAAAAAAGATATCTTCGGTATCTACACTTTCTTCGGCAAAGAAAACAAAGCCGATTGGATGAGAGTCTTTGACGACTTAATTACAAGAGGTCTTAAAAAAGTCTTAATAGTTGTAAGCGATGATTTTCCAGGCATTATCGATGCTGTTAGACTCGCTTATCCCCTTGCCGACCATCAACTATGTTTTGTTCACCTTCAACGCAATGTCAGAAAACATATGGCAAAAGATGATGCTTCCGTTTTCAACAAAGAGCTTGATAAACTAAGAACTTCCTCTGCTGATTTTGACGAAGCTATTTCAAAGTTCAAACTTCTTTGTGAGCAATACTCCTCAAAATATCCTCGATTCATAAAAGGTATTTGCGAAAAAGCAGAGTTCTATCTTGCACATATGAGGTATCCTGAAGATTTAAGAAAGTACATTTATACTACTAATGCTGTAGAAAGCGTAAACAGTATGATTGAAAAGATAAGAATAAACTCCGGTGGTTATTTTCAATCTGTAGAAGTTTTAGAGATAAACATATATTTACAAAGAGAAAACTTGCGTCGGGGCAAGTGGAAAAACGGAGTACCTATTCTTAAAAAATGTAGTTACAATATATTACAGCTCTACAATATACGCTATGAAATGGAAACACAAAATTCTTGA